GCAGGGGGTTCGGTGGGCCTCACCTGGTTGTCCGGCATCATCGGCTCGGCTGCCGGGCTGGGCCTCGGTCTGACGATCGAAGATTGGAACTCGCGGGCCGTCATCGGTTCGATGTATTCCACCGGCCTCAGCGGACTGGCGTTGGGCGCGCGCGCGCCGCAAATCAAGTACACCTCGGGAGCGCTTCTCTTCTCCACCTTCGGCACCGTCTACGGGTTCAGCCAGGGGTTGGCGCTGAGTATTTTCGGCGATTTTTCCGAGCGGCAGGCGATCGGGGCGATGATGTTGGGTTCGTCTCTCGGCCTCGGCACGTCGTTGATCATCACCTACGATCTTCAAGTGGGGACGGGCGGGGCGGCCGTGGCGTACACGGGCGGGATCTGGGGCGGATTCGTTGGGGCGATGCTCGCGCAGGTGGCGGCGGGCGGCAAAGAGGAGACGACGACGGCCGCCGTCATCGTGAGCAATGCAGGGCAACTGGCGACCACGTTTTCCCTCTTGTATCTCCGTATTCCGCCGAGACGCATGGGTTGGATCAACTTGTTTGGTCTGACCGGCTTGGGGATCGGGAGCGCCATCGGACTTCCGCTCAGCGAGGGAGGCGATGTGTTCTTCATCACCGCGCCGGCGGGGAGTTTGATCGGGCTGACGACGGGGGCGATCGTCACATCCTACTGGGACTGGGAAGAGGAGCGGAAAGATTCGGGGCAGACGCCTTCAATCGGTGGCGCGTCGCCGCTCCGCGAGACATCGCCCGGACACGGTTGGCGTTCGCTCGTTCCGCGCGTGGATGCCGTGGCGCCGCAATTCGGACTCCTTCCCGATCCGAGCGGCCGGGACCCCGAAGGGCGATATACGGTTGGCGTCATGATCTGGTATCACTAGATCGCATATGGAATTCCGTATCCAACTTCCTGCGATGCTGGCCGGACTCCTGACGCTGATCGCCTCCGCCCTCCCGGCCCAAGCCGAAGGACCCCGAATCACCATCGAGTTCCGGGACAATCGCGGGGATTTTGCTTACGACGTGTACAAGGACGGAGAGTGGCAGGAGATGGACTACTACGGGCGGCAGCTTGAGAGGCTCGTCAAAGAGGACGAACAAGCGAGGAGGTTCGCGAGGGACCTGGCGGACGATCGGGAGGAGGGGAGGCAGGGCAGGATCTTTGGGCATGTACTCCTGTGGGGCTCGGTGCTGGGGACGATTGTGGCGGCGAGCTCCGAATCGACGGGCGGCACATTGCTGGGCGTGGCTGGGATGGTCGGCGGGATCGTAGTTGCATCCAACGGAAAATCGAAAGGCCGGAAGGCCTACCGGTACCTTTTCCGGGCCGTGAACACGTACAATGAATCCATGGCCGTTCGGGGTGCTGTGCCTTCGGGTCCGGCCGTTGGCCAGCCCGGTACTCCGGATTGCTCTTGCGGCGAAGGAACTTTTCCACCCGGCGGCGCAGGGAATCCATAGCGATTCAATTCGCCGTCCCCGAAGCGAAGCGGAGAGGGGCGGGCCGTGAAGGGAGGTATTACGCTCTATTTGAAAACCCCATCGTTGCCGGGAGGGATGTCTTGGTAGTCGCACCCTTTACGGGTGCATCCTCAGACGCAGGCTGAAGCCTGCGTCTACCGGGTCCGACGCGTTTTCAACAGAGCCTAAGCCGGAATCCGCCAGACGGTGGCCTGGAGGACGACGGTCATCACGAGGGAAACGACGTACGCCATGTACAGGTTGGCCACCACATTTTGCGTCACGGCCCGTCGCACGCCATCAGGACCCGGCGACGCGGAGAGGGCCTTGAAGCACGAGACGATGATTTCGAGAAAACACATCAGCGTTCCAAACAGGATGGAGAAGATAATATCCTGGCTGGAAATCACGTTCAGAATCCACTGATTGACGACCCACGTTCCGAGGCCCGCGGCGAGGGTGGCGAGAACGGCCGCGAGGTAGCCCGCCGCCATCGTGACGGCGGTGAAGAGTGGACCGAGGAGAACGGCGGCCAACACGCGGGGCGCGGCGAGTTCGTGCAGCGGGTCCACCCCCATCACCGTGAGGGCGTCCACTTCCTCGTTGATTTTCTGCGTGGCGATCTCCGCGGTATTGAGCGTGGTCCATGTTGCGTTGAAGAGCAGGCCCACCATGAACGGTCCCTGAAATCTGAAAACGAGGATCGCGATCAGCAGGCCGAAATACGGCTGGGCGCCGAGTCGCGCGAAGAAGGTGTAGCCACCCAGGACGAGCACGAACGTGACGATGAACGTGAGGAGAATGAGGATGGGGAGGACCCGGACGAGCATCCGGGTAATGGCGCGGGCGGTCGGGCGGATCAGATCCGCCGGATGGTGCACGGCGGCGGCGCAGGCATCGGCGGCAAAGAAGACCCCCGCGCCGATATTCTCGATTGAGGCCCTAACCATAAACGAAGAGATCGAACAGGAACAGAATGATCAGGCCGATGAGGTAACTGTAGTTGATGCTCTTGTTGGACGCCTCGCCGACGCCCTCCGCGCCGGGCTTGCTCGTGAAGCCGCAGTAGACCGTGGCCACCCCGAGAGCAAAGCCGATGATCATGGCCTTGATGCCCACGAGGTAGAAATCGCCGGGCTTGATCATGAGCGTCAGGCCGTCCATAAAATCTCCCGCCGTGGTCAGTCCCTTCACGGTGACGGTGAGAAACAGTCCGAGTCCGATCACGATGGCCACGCCGATGTACGTGTAGAGGACGCTCATGACGAAGAAGGCGACGAAGCACGGCACGCCCAGATACTTCACGGGGTGGATGCCCATGACTTCGAGGGCATCGACCTCCTCGCTCGCGCGCATCGTGCCGATCTGGGCGGCAATGGCGCATCCGGCGCGTCCCGCAAGAATGCTGCCCGTGAGCACGATGGATCCGTCCCCCATCAGAATGGAGAGCGTCAATCCGCCCACGTATTTCGCGATGCCGAGGGCCTGCGCTCCGGCGATGCCGATGATGATCATCGAGACACCGAACCCGCTGGCCATGAGGATCAAGGGCCACAGCCCCATCACCCCGATGTAGTGCATCTGCCGGATGGTTTCTCGGACGTAGAACGGCGGCGTGAAAACGTGCTTGAGAAGCGTTCCGGAGTAAAGGGCGATCCGCCCGATCTCCTCTGGGAAGTGGACAAGGGATCGAGGGGTCGAGCGAAGGGCAGAGAAATCTGACGGCTCTGCGATACTCTTTCCGTTCACCTGATTACTTGATCACATGGCCACATGACCCCATCCTACAGGAGCCACGACTTGCTCAACTTCGTCAGCACTTTCTCGAGTTGATCCAGAAGCGCTTTGACGCGCTTTTCCGTTTCCGGATCGTTCACCTTGGTGAGAATCTGGTTGAGCTTGGTCGTGATGTCCTTGCCGTTGCGGATGATGGTCTGAAGGTTCTCCTTCTCGGAGTCGGTGAGCCGTCGGATCTCCGCGGCGGTGTGCGAGACGTCGTCGAGCGCGGGCTTGGCCTTGTCGGTCAGCTCCTGAAGGTTCCTGACCGTCGTACTGATCTCTCTTTCATGCGTTTGAAAAAACGTTTTCACATTGCGAATGAGGACGGCCGAGTCCTGAATGGCGGTGGCCACGTTCGCTTGGGATCCGCCCT
The window above is part of the Nitrospirota bacterium genome. Proteins encoded here:
- a CDS encoding ABC transporter permease — translated: MVRASIENIGAGVFFAADACAAAVHHPADLIRPTARAITRMLVRVLPILILLTFIVTFVLVLGGYTFFARLGAQPYFGLLIAILVFRFQGPFMVGLLFNATWTTLNTAEIATQKINEEVDALTVMGVDPLHELAAPRVLAAVLLGPLFTAVTMAAGYLAAVLATLAAGLGTWVVNQWILNVISSQDIIFSILFGTLMCFLEIIVSCFKALSASPGPDGVRRAVTQNVVANLYMAYVVSLVMTVVLQATVWRIPA
- a CDS encoding ABC transporter permease — its product is MNGKSIAEPSDFSALRSTPRSLVHFPEEIGRIALYSGTLLKHVFTPPFYVRETIRQMHYIGVMGLWPLILMASGFGVSMIIIGIAGAQALGIAKYVGGLTLSILMGDGSIVLTGSILAGRAGCAIAAQIGTMRASEEVDALEVMGIHPVKYLGVPCFVAFFVMSVLYTYIGVAIVIGLGLFLTVTVKGLTTAGDFMDGLTLMIKPGDFYLVGIKAMIIGFALGVATVYCGFTSKPGAEGVGEASNKSINYSYLIGLIILFLFDLFVYG